A DNA window from Paralichthys olivaceus isolate ysfri-2021 chromosome 11, ASM2471397v2, whole genome shotgun sequence contains the following coding sequences:
- the LOC109634428 gene encoding P2X purinoceptor 5-like isoform X2, producing MAGGFLQTRLLSLFDYKTEKYIVSKNKRVGVLYRLIQLSTIGYIIGWVFVSKKGYQETDEAVQSSIITKLKGVSVTNTSESGLLVWGPEDYVIPPQSSKVLDGHCRYDKDCEEGKMVVAGNGIMSGRCLREDVNSTGTCEIYGWCPIERKLNSQRPLLKNAENFTIYIKNFIQFPKFKFSKSNVLETTDDSYLKKCRYDEELHPYCPIFRLGDITQRAGYKFNDMATYGGSIGIMIHWHCDLDKGYSHCHPQYFFSRLDISVSNKTIAAGFNFRHTRYFKNAAGESFRSLFKVYGVRFNIMVHGKAGKFSIIPTAINVASGVALMGAGAVFCDMVLLYLMKKGNSYRERKFERSSGDKSTSENNGVKEATSEKENLT from the exons ATGGCCGGAGGTTTCCTACAAACacgtctcctctccctcttcgaCTACAAGACGGAAAAATACATCGTCTCCAAAAATAAGAGAGTTGGAGTTCTGTACAGACTCATTCAGCTATCGACCATCGGTTACATCATTGG GTGGGTTTTTGTAAGCAAGAAAGGCTACCAGGAAACAGACGAGGCCGTACAGAGCTCCATCATAACCAAACTGAAGGGAGTGTCAGTGACTAACACCTCCGAGTCTGGGCTGCTGGTCTGGGGCCCGGAGGACTATGTCATCCCACCTCAG AGTTCTAAAGTGCTGGATGGCCACTGTCGATACGACAAGGACTGTGAAGAGGGGAAGATGGTAGTGGCTGGTAATG gtaTTATGAGTGGCCGGTGCCTTAGAGAAGATGTAAACTCCACTGGAACCTGTGAAATCTACGGCTGGTGTCCCATCGAAAGAAAACTTAATTCACA AAGGCCTCTGCTGAAAAACGCCGAAAACTTCACCATCTACATCAAGAATTTCATCCAGTTTCCAAAATTCAAGTTTTCAAA GTCCAATGTTCTTGAAACAACTGATGACTCCTATTTGAAGAAATGCAGATATGACGAGGAGCTCCACCCGTACTGCCCCATCTTCCGTCTGGGAGACATCACCCAGCGAGCCGGATACAAGTTCAATGACATGGCCACATAT GGCGGCTCTATTGGCATTATGATTCATTGGCACTGTGACCTTGACAAAGGCTACTCTCACTGCCACCCACAATACTTCTTCTCTCGTCTGGACATCAGCGTCTCAAACAAGACCATCGCAGCAGGATTTAACTTCAG ACACACTCggtattttaaaaatgcagctgGTGAGAGTTTTCGATCTCTATTCAAAGTCTATGGTGTCAGATTTAACATCATGGTGCATGGGAAG GCCGGGAAGTTCAGCATCATCCCAACAGCAATCAATGTTGCGTCAGGTGTGGCTTTAATGGGTGCT GGAGCTGTTTTCTGTGACATGGTCCTTCTCTACTTAATGAAGAAAGGCAATTCTTACCGAGAACGGAAGTTTGAAAGATCCAG CGGTGATAAATCAACATCTGAAAACAACGGTGTGAAGGAGGCCACCTCGGAGAAGGAGAATCTGACGTAG
- the LOC109634428 gene encoding P2X purinoceptor 5-like isoform X1 — protein sequence MAGGFLQTRLLSLFDYKTEKYIVSKNKRVGVLYRLIQLSTIGYIIGWVFVSKKGYQETDEAVQSSIITKLKGVSVTNTSESGLLVWGPEDYVIPPQGDAILFVVTNFLETPNQKLGQCAESSKVLDGHCRYDKDCEEGKMVVAGNGIMSGRCLREDVNSTGTCEIYGWCPIERKLNSQRPLLKNAENFTIYIKNFIQFPKFKFSKSNVLETTDDSYLKKCRYDEELHPYCPIFRLGDITQRAGYKFNDMATYGGSIGIMIHWHCDLDKGYSHCHPQYFFSRLDISVSNKTIAAGFNFRHTRYFKNAAGESFRSLFKVYGVRFNIMVHGKAGKFSIIPTAINVASGVALMGAGAVFCDMVLLYLMKKGNSYRERKFERSSGDKSTSENNGVKEATSEKENLT from the exons ATGGCCGGAGGTTTCCTACAAACacgtctcctctccctcttcgaCTACAAGACGGAAAAATACATCGTCTCCAAAAATAAGAGAGTTGGAGTTCTGTACAGACTCATTCAGCTATCGACCATCGGTTACATCATTGG GTGGGTTTTTGTAAGCAAGAAAGGCTACCAGGAAACAGACGAGGCCGTACAGAGCTCCATCATAACCAAACTGAAGGGAGTGTCAGTGACTAACACCTCCGAGTCTGGGCTGCTGGTCTGGGGCCCGGAGGACTATGTCATCCCACCTCAG GGGGATGCTATTCTGTTCGTTGTAACTAATTTCTTAGAGACACCGAACCAGAAACTGGGACAATGTGCAGAG AGTTCTAAAGTGCTGGATGGCCACTGTCGATACGACAAGGACTGTGAAGAGGGGAAGATGGTAGTGGCTGGTAATG gtaTTATGAGTGGCCGGTGCCTTAGAGAAGATGTAAACTCCACTGGAACCTGTGAAATCTACGGCTGGTGTCCCATCGAAAGAAAACTTAATTCACA AAGGCCTCTGCTGAAAAACGCCGAAAACTTCACCATCTACATCAAGAATTTCATCCAGTTTCCAAAATTCAAGTTTTCAAA GTCCAATGTTCTTGAAACAACTGATGACTCCTATTTGAAGAAATGCAGATATGACGAGGAGCTCCACCCGTACTGCCCCATCTTCCGTCTGGGAGACATCACCCAGCGAGCCGGATACAAGTTCAATGACATGGCCACATAT GGCGGCTCTATTGGCATTATGATTCATTGGCACTGTGACCTTGACAAAGGCTACTCTCACTGCCACCCACAATACTTCTTCTCTCGTCTGGACATCAGCGTCTCAAACAAGACCATCGCAGCAGGATTTAACTTCAG ACACACTCggtattttaaaaatgcagctgGTGAGAGTTTTCGATCTCTATTCAAAGTCTATGGTGTCAGATTTAACATCATGGTGCATGGGAAG GCCGGGAAGTTCAGCATCATCCCAACAGCAATCAATGTTGCGTCAGGTGTGGCTTTAATGGGTGCT GGAGCTGTTTTCTGTGACATGGTCCTTCTCTACTTAATGAAGAAAGGCAATTCTTACCGAGAACGGAAGTTTGAAAGATCCAG CGGTGATAAATCAACATCTGAAAACAACGGTGTGAAGGAGGCCACCTCGGAGAAGGAGAATCTGACGTAG